Proteins from a genomic interval of Paucidesulfovibrio gracilis DSM 16080:
- a CDS encoding CAP domain-containing protein, which yields MMLFFKPGCVVCLLGMQRIRMFLLILLCLATCTGCAMDTGLNPAPYVSKRDFPHGGDAAVPTAKQLLQEINLARVRRDLSPLQRHNALDILAQRHAAFMLRQGHLSHDGFQERFRLSNAAHLVENVARNYPTARAVVQGWLDSREHRVNLLAEDITHAGVALEQGYAAFLGAAFTPAHPAPPQTP from the coding sequence ATGATGCTTTTTTTCAAACCCGGATGCGTTGTTTGTCTGCTCGGCATGCAGCGCATCCGGATGTTTCTCCTCATTCTGCTCTGCCTTGCGACGTGTACGGGATGCGCCATGGACACCGGGTTGAACCCGGCTCCGTATGTCTCCAAGCGTGATTTTCCGCACGGCGGCGATGCTGCGGTTCCCACGGCAAAGCAACTCTTGCAGGAAATCAACCTGGCCCGCGTTCGCCGGGATCTGTCCCCGCTTCAGCGGCACAACGCCCTGGACATCCTCGCCCAACGTCATGCCGCGTTCATGCTTCGGCAGGGGCATCTCAGCCACGACGGATTCCAGGAACGCTTTCGACTCAGCAATGCCGCGCATCTGGTGGAAAACGTCGCCCGCAACTATCCCACGGCCCGAGCCGTGGTCCAAGGCTGGCTTGACTCCCGGGAACACCGCGTAAACCTGCTTGCCGAGGACATCACCCACGCGGGAGTGGCGTTGGAGCAAGGGTATGCCGCGTTTTTGGGAGCCGCCTTCACCCCTGCGCACCCGGCACCGCCCCAAACGCCCTAA
- a CDS encoding ATP-binding protein, with product MKHQAWNTTVPNRMDELASLSREAEGFMASCGLPERTRFTAHMVIEELVTNCIKYSFPQGEEHLIRLSLQVEPAALRLIIADDGNPFDPRTAPASCLDCSLCDAPVGGLGLSMVRSVARDFRYCRRNGQNHIELVLDLTPTPPVPDAASRS from the coding sequence GTGAAACATCAGGCCTGGAACACCACGGTACCCAACCGCATGGATGAGTTGGCTTCGCTTTCCCGCGAAGCCGAAGGCTTTATGGCGTCCTGCGGCCTGCCGGAACGAACCCGTTTCACCGCCCATATGGTCATCGAGGAACTGGTGACCAACTGCATTAAGTATTCGTTTCCCCAAGGTGAGGAACATCTGATCCGACTTTCCCTTCAGGTGGAACCGGCCGCCCTGCGACTGATCATCGCGGATGACGGCAATCCCTTTGACCCGCGCACCGCACCAGCGTCCTGCCTGGACTGCTCCCTTTGCGACGCACCTGTGGGCGGTTTGGGCCTGAGCATGGTCCGCAGCGTGGCCAGGGATTTTCGTTACTGCCGCCGCAACGGGCAAAACCACATTGAACTGGTGCTGGACCTCACGCCGACGCCTCCCGTACCGGACGCCGCATCCAGGAGCTGA
- a CDS encoding class I SAM-dependent methyltransferase: MTQLTNDTLGSVLFELTWESDAARHTDRFVAQKINLWRDLLPGEVHSGIDGLHPGEEFCCRISVLPPKPSLIREHRLRDFHPERQQLPGLRPREGRFYPQGLLDNVLGVHPSNLRPFRVLETKDDSFVADRNHPMTCRDFALRLEVLEVRDKVAEMGGSCQEWMDQVLDGPGLQARRAGGAATDFWDGTPLTRPNEDPDEAFHRMARLVPHIDSMARQRLQTLHGQLLRPGMDVLDLMAGWQSHLPENLKLNSCTGLGMNQEEMDANPDITSGIVQDLNEQSTLPFADGSFDAVLCCLSVEYLVRPAEVMREAARVLRPGGVLCLSVSNRWHAPKVTNLWIQLHEFERLGFLSELILGTEAFRNLQTLSERGWSRPFDERDRYYPVLQNADPLYAAWAELA; encoded by the coding sequence ATGACACAGCTCACCAATGATACGCTCGGCAGCGTTCTCTTCGAGTTGACCTGGGAGAGCGACGCGGCCCGGCACACAGATCGGTTTGTGGCCCAGAAAATCAACCTCTGGCGTGATCTGCTCCCCGGGGAAGTGCATTCTGGAATCGACGGCCTGCACCCGGGCGAGGAGTTTTGTTGCCGGATCTCGGTCCTGCCGCCCAAGCCGTCCTTGATCCGAGAGCACCGGCTTCGTGATTTTCATCCCGAACGGCAGCAACTCCCGGGACTGCGCCCTCGGGAAGGTCGCTTTTATCCGCAAGGCCTGCTGGACAACGTCCTCGGGGTTCACCCCTCCAATCTGCGCCCCTTCCGTGTCCTTGAAACAAAAGATGATTCCTTTGTGGCCGACCGCAACCACCCCATGACCTGCCGGGATTTCGCCCTGCGGCTCGAAGTGCTCGAGGTGCGGGATAAAGTGGCGGAAATGGGCGGTTCCTGCCAGGAATGGATGGACCAGGTACTGGACGGTCCCGGGCTTCAAGCGCGCCGTGCCGGAGGAGCTGCCACGGACTTTTGGGACGGCACACCCCTGACCCGTCCGAACGAGGATCCCGACGAAGCATTTCATCGCATGGCCCGGCTCGTCCCGCACATTGATTCCATGGCCCGGCAACGCCTGCAGACGCTGCATGGTCAACTCTTGCGGCCGGGCATGGACGTGCTCGACCTCATGGCCGGGTGGCAGTCCCATTTGCCGGAAAACCTGAAACTCAACAGCTGCACCGGCCTGGGCATGAACCAGGAGGAGATGGACGCCAACCCGGACATCACCTCCGGCATTGTGCAGGATTTGAACGAGCAGTCCACCCTGCCCTTTGCGGACGGTTCCTTTGACGCGGTGCTCTGCTGCCTGTCCGTGGAATACCTTGTCCGTCCGGCGGAAGTCATGCGCGAGGCGGCCCGGGTGCTTCGGCCCGGCGGCGTGCTCTGCCTCAGCGTATCCAATCGCTGGCACGCGCCCAAGGTCACGAATCTTTGGATACAGCTTCATGAATTTGAACGGCTGGGCTTTTTGTCCGAGTTGATTCTCGGTACTGAGGCATTCCGCAACCTGCAAACCCTCTCGGAACGCGGCTGGTCCCGGCCCTTTGACGAACGGGACCGTTACTATCCCGTGCTGCAAAATGCGGATCCGCTCTACGCGGCCTGGGCGGAGCTTGCATGA
- a CDS encoding CPBP family intramembrane glutamic endopeptidase, with protein MREGTHMRRWAELICLFILLPTAMALEWLPGAKLFWLLGAALGCGIWLAVSAPGGKKWRITRPGPLPAGMLWRIGVAAVVVTALTLVLHPERFLELPRRRTGLWLLIMALYPMLSAWPQEIIYRGFFFQRYAALFHRPWAMILASGAVFAYVHVIYANTLALSLSLVGGVLLSQAYARDQSLFWVTVEHAAYGLLVFTLGLGRYFYQGG; from the coding sequence ATGCGTGAGGGTACTCACATGCGGCGCTGGGCGGAACTGATATGTTTGTTCATTTTGCTGCCAACCGCCATGGCTCTGGAATGGTTGCCCGGGGCCAAACTGTTCTGGCTGCTGGGGGCGGCTCTGGGGTGCGGCATTTGGTTGGCCGTTTCCGCTCCCGGCGGAAAAAAATGGCGAATAACGCGTCCCGGCCCGCTTCCTGCCGGAATGCTCTGGCGCATTGGGGTTGCCGCAGTGGTTGTGACGGCATTGACCCTGGTTCTGCATCCAGAGCGGTTTTTGGAGTTGCCTCGCCGCCGGACAGGGCTGTGGCTGTTGATCATGGCGCTTTACCCCATGCTTTCGGCCTGGCCCCAGGAGATCATCTACCGGGGATTTTTCTTTCAACGATATGCCGCATTGTTTCACCGTCCATGGGCCATGATTCTGGCCAGCGGCGCTGTGTTCGCCTATGTGCATGTGATCTATGCCAACACCTTGGCCCTGAGTCTCTCCCTGGTTGGCGGCGTGCTTTTGTCGCAGGCGTATGCACGGGATCAGTCGCTGTTTTGGGTTACCGTGGAACATGCGGCTTACGGACTGTTGGTCTTTACGCTGGGACTTGGCCGGTATTTTTACCAGGGGGGGTAA
- a CDS encoding DUF4139 domain-containing protein: MYKNIVLAICCCVAMLSGGQAAPAAQSGDVESTSVTVYPTGQALVTEVRHMDLPESGGVAYPGAAATLDPTSVGLRSLDEPDRVLVRSLRVLPSAADAGGVLRSYVGRKVRAVLPDTERADRRQARDAVLLSVSSGRAVLDLGDQLYVGPLDAVLLPVDEARPRSESALLLDVRNEGERNQRVEVSYLAGGLDWSGDCALSLDAAGEQGSLSCWATLKNHTGKHFQDADLRLVAGEVHRAPQPMPMRMKMQAAVALEESMGNGAALRQAGDYHVFEVPFQADLAEGQTTRLLLGSAGSVQVGRELVVRGHARHRIGEGGPQTRPVENVLVLRNTPENGLGSPLPASLVRVYRAMQGGGRILEGETHMDDLPVGETVRLALGNAFDLRAERTMLAYERTSKHSVRVQWRIELRNSGAKKRSVMILEKLQDDWKIRDTNFDYVKENANTVRWNLTVPPGSEPVKLHYTADISWPS; the protein is encoded by the coding sequence ATGTACAAAAACATCGTGTTGGCGATTTGCTGCTGCGTGGCCATGTTGTCCGGAGGGCAGGCGGCGCCGGCGGCCCAGAGCGGGGACGTGGAGTCCACGTCCGTGACGGTCTACCCCACGGGACAGGCCTTGGTCACGGAGGTGCGGCATATGGATCTGCCGGAGTCCGGCGGGGTGGCCTATCCCGGTGCTGCTGCAACATTGGATCCCACTTCCGTGGGCCTGCGTTCCCTGGATGAACCGGATCGGGTTCTGGTGCGGTCCCTGCGTGTGCTGCCGTCGGCGGCCGATGCCGGAGGGGTGCTGCGCAGCTATGTAGGGCGCAAGGTCCGGGCGGTATTGCCGGATACGGAGCGGGCCGATCGCCGTCAGGCCCGGGACGCGGTGCTGCTTTCGGTCTCATCGGGTCGCGCGGTATTGGACCTGGGCGACCAGCTGTATGTTGGCCCGCTGGACGCGGTGTTGCTGCCCGTGGACGAAGCGCGGCCGCGATCCGAATCCGCGTTGCTGCTGGACGTTCGCAATGAGGGGGAACGCAACCAACGGGTGGAGGTGTCGTATCTTGCCGGGGGGCTGGACTGGAGCGGGGATTGCGCTTTGAGTCTGGATGCCGCCGGGGAGCAGGGGAGTCTTTCCTGCTGGGCCACGTTGAAGAACCACACAGGCAAGCATTTTCAGGATGCTGATCTGCGTCTTGTGGCCGGTGAGGTTCACCGCGCTCCGCAGCCCATGCCCATGCGTATGAAAATGCAGGCCGCCGTCGCCTTGGAGGAATCCATGGGCAATGGAGCTGCTCTCCGGCAGGCCGGTGACTATCATGTCTTTGAGGTGCCGTTCCAGGCGGATTTGGCAGAGGGCCAGACCACACGGTTGCTGCTCGGGTCCGCAGGGAGCGTGCAGGTAGGCCGGGAGCTGGTGGTCCGGGGCCATGCCCGGCACCGCATCGGCGAAGGCGGTCCGCAGACCCGGCCCGTGGAAAATGTGCTCGTGCTGCGCAATACCCCGGAAAATGGCCTCGGCTCGCCGTTGCCTGCGTCACTGGTGCGGGTTTATCGCGCCATGCAGGGAGGCGGGCGCATCCTGGAGGGGGAAACCCATATGGACGACCTGCCCGTTGGGGAAACGGTCCGGCTGGCGCTCGGCAATGCATTTGACCTGCGGGCCGAGCGCACCATGTTGGCCTACGAGCGGACGAGCAAGCACAGCGTGCGCGTGCAGTGGCGCATTGAGCTGCGCAATTCCGGAGCTAAAAAGCGAAGCGTAATGATACTTGAAAAACTTCAGGATGATTGGAAAATAAGAGATACAAACTTTGATTATGTAAAAGAAAATGCTAACACGGTACGCTGGAATTTGACCGTGCCTCCGGGGTCCGAGCCGGTGAAGCTGCACTACACGGCGGACATCTCCTGGCCGTCCTGA